A genomic segment from Klebsiella africana encodes:
- the pepN gene encoding aminopeptidase N, whose product MTQQPQAKYRHDYRAPEYLISDIDLTFDLDAAKTVVTAESKVSRHAAASDVPLRLDGEDLTLIALQVNGQPWSDYKEENNQLVIGGLPEHFTLTIVNEISPAANTALEGLYQSGEALCTQCEAEGFRHITWYLDRPDVLARFTTKIIADKAKYPFLLSNGNRMAEGELENGRHWVQWQDPFPKPCYLFALVAGDFDVLRDSFRTRSGREVALELYVDRGNLDRAPWAMTSLKNSMKWDEERFGLEYDLDIYMIVAVDFFNMGAMENKGLNVFNSKYVLARTDTATDKDYLDIERVIGHEYFHNWTGNRVTCRDWFQLSLKEGLTVFRDQEFSSDLGSRAVNRINNVRTMRGLQFAEDASPMAHPIRPDMVIEMNNFYTLTVYEKGAEVIRMLHTLLGEENFQKGMQLYFERHDGSAATCDDFVQAMEDASNVDLSHFRLWYSQSGTPIVTVHDDYNPETEQYTLTISQRTPPTAEQAEKQPLHIPFAIELYDNEGKVIPLQKGGHPVHPVLNVTQAEQTFVFDNVYFQPVPALLCEFSAPVKLEYKWSDQQLTFLMRHARNDFSRWDAAQSLLATYIKLNVNRHQQGQPLSLPVHVADAFRAILLDEKIDPALAAEILTLPSANEIAEMFAIIDPIAIATVREALTRTLANELADEFLAVYNANKLDSYRVEHADIGKRALRNTCLRYLAFAEPTLGDKLVAAQYHQADNMTDALAALSAAVAAELPCRDALMQEYDDKWHQDGLVMDKWFILQSTSPAANVVETVRGLLNHRSFSMSNPNRVRSLIGAFASSNPAAFHAEDGSGYQFLVEMLTELNQRNPQVASRLIEPLIRLKRYDEKRQALMRAALEQLKGLENLSGDLFEKISKALA is encoded by the coding sequence ATGACACAACAGCCCCAAGCCAAATACCGCCACGACTATCGTGCGCCGGAGTATCTGATTAGCGATATCGATTTGACCTTTGACCTGGATGCCGCAAAAACCGTTGTTACGGCCGAGAGCAAGGTCTCCCGCCACGCGGCTGCGTCTGATGTGCCATTGCGCCTGGACGGCGAAGATCTGACCCTGATCGCTCTGCAGGTGAACGGCCAGCCGTGGAGTGACTATAAAGAAGAAAACAATCAGCTGGTGATCGGCGGCCTGCCGGAGCATTTCACCCTGACCATCGTCAATGAGATCAGCCCGGCAGCGAACACCGCGCTGGAAGGCCTGTATCAGTCAGGCGAAGCGTTGTGCACCCAGTGCGAAGCGGAAGGTTTCCGCCATATTACCTGGTATCTGGATCGTCCGGATGTGCTGGCGCGCTTTACTACCAAAATTATCGCCGACAAAGCGAAATACCCGTTCTTACTCTCCAACGGCAACCGTATGGCGGAAGGAGAGCTGGAGAACGGTCGTCACTGGGTACAGTGGCAGGATCCGTTCCCGAAGCCGTGCTACCTGTTTGCGCTGGTGGCCGGTGATTTTGACGTCCTGCGCGATTCATTCCGCACCCGCTCTGGCCGCGAAGTGGCGCTGGAGCTGTACGTCGATCGCGGCAACCTCGATCGCGCGCCGTGGGCGATGACCTCGCTGAAAAACTCTATGAAGTGGGATGAGGAGCGCTTTGGCCTCGAGTACGACCTTGATATCTATATGATTGTCGCCGTCGACTTCTTCAATATGGGGGCGATGGAGAATAAAGGGCTGAACGTCTTTAACTCCAAATATGTCCTGGCACGCACCGATACCGCCACCGATAAAGACTACCTCGATATTGAGCGGGTGATTGGTCATGAATATTTTCATAACTGGACCGGCAACCGCGTCACTTGCCGCGACTGGTTCCAGCTCAGCCTGAAAGAGGGACTGACCGTCTTCCGCGATCAGGAGTTCAGCTCTGACCTTGGCTCACGTGCGGTGAACCGCATCAACAACGTGCGCACCATGCGCGGGTTGCAGTTTGCCGAAGACGCCAGCCCGATGGCGCACCCGATCCGCCCGGATATGGTGATCGAGATGAACAACTTCTACACCCTGACAGTCTATGAAAAGGGTGCCGAAGTGATCCGCATGCTGCATACCTTGCTGGGTGAAGAAAACTTCCAGAAAGGGATGCAGCTGTACTTTGAACGCCATGACGGCAGCGCCGCCACCTGCGACGATTTCGTGCAGGCGATGGAAGATGCCTCTAACGTTGATCTGTCGCACTTCCGCCTCTGGTACAGCCAGTCCGGTACGCCAATCGTTACCGTGCATGATGACTACAACCCGGAAACCGAGCAGTACACATTGACTATCAGCCAGCGTACGCCGCCGACCGCCGAGCAGGCCGAGAAGCAGCCGCTGCATATTCCGTTTGCCATTGAGCTGTACGATAACGAAGGCAAGGTGATCCCCCTGCAGAAGGGTGGCCATCCAGTACACCCTGTGCTCAATGTGACCCAGGCCGAGCAGACTTTCGTCTTCGATAACGTCTATTTCCAGCCGGTGCCGGCGTTGCTGTGCGAATTTTCAGCACCCGTCAAACTGGAATATAAGTGGAGCGATCAGCAGCTGACCTTCCTGATGCGTCACGCGCGGAATGATTTCTCGCGCTGGGATGCGGCGCAGAGCCTGCTAGCGACCTACATCAAGTTGAACGTCAACCGCCATCAGCAGGGCCAGCCGCTGTCGCTGCCGGTGCACGTAGCCGATGCCTTCCGCGCCATCCTGCTGGATGAGAAAATTGACCCGGCGCTGGCCGCTGAGATCTTAACCCTGCCGTCGGCCAACGAAATCGCCGAGATGTTCGCGATTATCGATCCGATCGCTATCGCCACCGTGCGCGAAGCGCTCACCCGTACCCTGGCGAACGAACTGGCGGACGAATTCCTCGCGGTATATAACGCCAATAAGCTCGACAGCTACCGGGTGGAGCACGCCGATATCGGTAAGCGCGCCCTGCGCAATACCTGTCTGCGCTATCTGGCGTTTGCGGAGCCGACGCTGGGCGATAAGCTGGTGGCGGCACAATATCACCAGGCGGATAACATGACCGACGCGCTGGCTGCACTGTCGGCAGCGGTTGCGGCTGAACTGCCGTGCCGCGATGCGCTGATGCAGGAGTACGATGACAAATGGCATCAGGACGGTCTGGTGATGGATAAGTGGTTTATCCTGCAGTCCACCAGCCCGGCGGCCAACGTAGTGGAAACGGTACGTGGTTTGCTGAACCACCGTTCGTTCAGCATGAGCAACCCAAACCGTGTGCGCTCGTTAATTGGCGCTTTCGCCAGCAGCAACCCGGCGGCATTCCATGCTGAAGATGGCAGCGGTTACCAGTTCCTGGTGGAGATGCTGACTGAGCTGAACCAGCGCAACCCGCAGGTGGCGTCGCGCCTGATTGAGCCGTTGATTCGTCTGAAACGTTATGATGAGAAGCGGCAGGCGCTGATGCGCGCCGCGCTGGAGCAGTTGAAGGGGCTGGAGAATCTCTCCGGCGATCTGTTCGAGAAAATCAGTAAGGCGCTGGCGTAA
- the pncB gene encoding nicotinate phosphoribosyltransferase, protein MTQFTSPVLHSLLDTDAYKLHMQQAVFHHYGDVHVAAEFRCRGDDLLGIYADAIREQVESMRDLRLRDDEYHWLSTLPFFRQDYLDWLRDFRYDPRQVTVSNDNGKLNIRLTGPWREAIMWEVPLLAVISELVHRYRSPEMGIDQALNTLEHKLGDFASMTADLDMSAFRLMDFGTRRRFSREVQEGIVRRLQQEPWFVGTSNYDLARRLNLTPMGTQAHEWFQAHQQISPSLASSQRAALAAWLEEYPDQLGIALTDCITMDAFLRDFGPEFATRYQGLRHDSGDPVEWGEKAIAHYQKLGIDPLSKVLVFSDNLDLAKAVDLYRHFASRVKLSFGIGTRLTCDLPQVKPLNIVIKLVECNGKPVAKLSDSPGKTICHDKAFVRALREAFDLPPIKKAS, encoded by the coding sequence ATGACACAATTCACTTCTCCTGTACTGCACTCGCTGCTTGATACGGATGCCTACAAGCTGCACATGCAGCAGGCTGTCTTCCACCACTACGGTGATGTACATGTGGCGGCGGAGTTTCGCTGCCGTGGAGACGACCTGCTCGGCATCTATGCCGACGCGATCCGCGAGCAGGTGGAGTCCATGCGCGACCTGAGGCTGCGGGATGATGAATATCACTGGCTGTCCACTCTTCCCTTTTTCCGCCAGGATTATCTCGACTGGCTGCGCGATTTTCGCTATGACCCGCGCCAGGTCACGGTCAGCAATGACAATGGCAAGCTGAACATTCGCCTTACCGGCCCGTGGCGGGAAGCTATCATGTGGGAAGTCCCGCTGCTGGCAGTGATAAGCGAGCTGGTCCATCGCTATCGTTCACCGGAGATGGGCATCGATCAGGCGCTAAACACGCTGGAACATAAGCTAGGCGACTTCGCCAGCATGACCGCGGACCTCGACATGAGCGCCTTCCGTCTGATGGACTTCGGCACCCGCCGCCGTTTTTCACGCGAGGTGCAGGAAGGTATTGTGCGGCGTCTACAGCAGGAGCCATGGTTTGTCGGCACCAGTAATTACGATCTGGCGCGCCGTCTGAATTTAACCCCGATGGGCACCCAGGCCCATGAGTGGTTCCAGGCCCACCAGCAGATCAGCCCCAGCCTTGCCAGCAGCCAGCGAGCGGCCCTTGCCGCCTGGCTGGAAGAGTACCCCGACCAGCTGGGCATCGCGCTGACCGACTGCATCACTATGGATGCGTTCCTGCGTGATTTCGGTCCGGAATTCGCCACCCGCTATCAGGGGTTGCGCCACGATTCCGGCGACCCGGTGGAATGGGGAGAAAAAGCTATCGCCCATTATCAGAAGCTCGGTATCGATCCGCTGAGCAAAGTGCTGGTCTTCTCCGATAATCTCGACCTGGCGAAAGCCGTCGATCTGTATCGCCACTTCGCCTCACGGGTGAAGCTCAGCTTTGGTATCGGCACCCGTTTAACCTGCGATCTGCCGCAGGTTAAACCGCTCAATATCGTGATTAAGCTGGTGGAATGTAACGGCAAGCCGGTGGCGAAACTCTCCGACAGCCCGGGGAAAACCATTTGCCACGATAAGGCCTTCGTCCGCGCCCTGCGCGAGGCGTTCGACCTGCCGCCGATTAAAAAGGCAAGCTAA
- a CDS encoding M20 aminoacylase family protein — MNQQQLKQQLIAWRHYLHAHPESAFEEQNTSRFIAEKLEAMGIEVHRDIGKTGVVGRLKCGDGKGVIAIRADIDAIQLTEQGDWSYRSMTAERMHGCGHDGHTCIALGAAQLLLQRQNFNGTVCFVFQPAEEPGYGARAMMDDGVIERFGIEEIYGLHNMPGMKAGTIATRVGGIMASEDNFIIRIKGQGAHAARPHMAKDPLVIAAEIILALQTIVSRNVDPNVPAVISCTELHTDGIRNAIPTHVEIKGDTRSFAPEVQMLLEERMRTISEAICAMHGATCQFSYTHEFAPTVNWQQCVDVAVTAAINVVGAEKVDGNVAQMMISEDFGAFLQKIPGCFIFLGNGDSSDAQGNTPLHNACYDFNDEILLTGAEYFAEVVRARLPQE, encoded by the coding sequence ATGAATCAGCAACAGCTAAAGCAGCAGCTTATCGCCTGGCGTCACTATTTGCATGCCCATCCGGAAAGCGCCTTCGAGGAGCAGAATACTTCACGGTTTATTGCCGAAAAGCTCGAAGCTATGGGCATTGAGGTGCACCGCGATATTGGCAAAACCGGGGTGGTGGGGAGATTGAAATGCGGCGACGGGAAGGGCGTTATCGCTATTCGTGCCGATATCGATGCCATTCAATTGACCGAACAGGGAGACTGGTCTTACCGCTCCATGACCGCCGAGCGGATGCACGGCTGCGGACATGATGGTCATACCTGCATTGCGCTGGGCGCGGCACAGTTGCTATTGCAGCGGCAGAATTTTAACGGCACGGTCTGCTTTGTTTTTCAGCCTGCTGAGGAACCTGGCTATGGCGCCAGAGCGATGATGGACGATGGCGTTATTGAACGCTTTGGCATAGAGGAAATCTACGGTCTGCATAATATGCCGGGTATGAAAGCCGGGACTATCGCCACGCGAGTCGGTGGCATTATGGCCAGTGAAGATAACTTTATTATTCGTATTAAAGGGCAGGGAGCGCATGCGGCGCGGCCTCATATGGCGAAAGATCCGCTGGTCATTGCGGCGGAAATCATCCTGGCTTTGCAGACAATTGTTTCGCGAAATGTTGATCCGAACGTGCCAGCGGTCATTTCCTGTACTGAACTGCACACCGATGGCATCCGCAATGCGATTCCGACGCACGTCGAAATCAAAGGGGATACGCGCAGCTTTGCACCGGAGGTGCAGATGCTGCTCGAAGAACGAATGCGTACCATTAGCGAAGCGATTTGCGCGATGCACGGTGCGACGTGCCAGTTCAGCTATACCCATGAATTTGCGCCAACGGTGAACTGGCAGCAATGCGTTGATGTAGCGGTCACCGCTGCGATTAACGTGGTAGGGGCTGAGAAGGTGGACGGCAACGTCGCACAGATGATGATTTCGGAGGATTTTGGCGCTTTTCTGCAAAAAATCCCCGGCTGTTTCATCTTTTTAGGCAACGGCGATAGTTCAGATGCTCAGGGCAATACACCGTTGCATAATGCCTGCTACGACTTTAATGATGAGATATTGCTAACTGGCGCGGAGTATTTTGCCGAGGTCGTCAGAGCCCGTCTGCCGCAGGAGTGA
- a CDS encoding Zn-dependent hydrolase, whose protein sequence is MSHYLQINGQRLIDSLYALGEHGALPGGGVCRLAATAEDKAGRDFVVARMKALGLSVSIDAIGNVTGVYHGEETLPMVMMGSHIDTVATGGLYDGNYGVMAGLEVIATLQDAGIRTRRPLAVTFFTNEEGVRFQPDMMGSVVFAGEYPLAQALAAKDLDGITLDEALRNIGYKGERQPGDMAVDSYVELHIEQGPILDKEQIDIGVVTGVQGISWQEFTLRGVSNHAGTTPMSMRRDAGLAAAKIAVFARELALSLGGNQVATVGHFSVKPNLINVIPNHVVMSVDLRNTDNAILCLAEQQLAEFVAKTSQEEGVEITSRSLVRFNPVIFADEIVNAVEAEAERQALSYRRLPSGAGHDAQFMASVCPAGMIFVPCVDGISHNVKEHSAAKDLIAGANVLLQVVLQRAQRMD, encoded by the coding sequence ATGAGTCATTATCTGCAGATTAACGGCCAACGGCTTATCGATTCCCTGTATGCACTTGGCGAACATGGTGCGCTGCCAGGTGGCGGCGTATGCCGCCTGGCAGCGACTGCCGAAGATAAAGCCGGCAGGGACTTTGTTGTAGCCCGCATGAAGGCGCTGGGCCTGAGCGTGTCAATTGATGCTATCGGCAATGTCACCGGCGTTTATCACGGCGAGGAGACGTTGCCGATGGTGATGATGGGGTCACATATCGATACCGTCGCCACCGGTGGGTTATACGATGGCAACTACGGCGTTATGGCCGGCCTTGAGGTGATTGCCACCCTCCAGGATGCCGGGATCCGCACCCGACGACCGTTGGCGGTAACCTTCTTTACTAACGAGGAGGGGGTGCGATTTCAGCCCGATATGATGGGCAGCGTGGTGTTTGCCGGCGAGTATCCGTTGGCGCAGGCGCTCGCGGCAAAAGATCTCGACGGTATCACGCTCGATGAAGCGCTGCGTAACATTGGTTATAAAGGCGAACGTCAGCCGGGAGATATGGCGGTAGATAGCTACGTTGAGCTGCATATCGAGCAGGGACCAATTCTTGATAAAGAGCAGATTGATATTGGCGTGGTTACCGGCGTACAGGGTATTTCGTGGCAGGAATTTACCCTAAGAGGCGTATCGAATCATGCGGGTACTACCCCAATGTCCATGAGACGTGATGCCGGGCTGGCGGCTGCGAAAATCGCTGTTTTTGCCCGTGAGCTGGCGCTAAGCCTTGGTGGTAATCAGGTAGCTACCGTTGGACATTTCAGCGTGAAGCCTAATCTAATCAACGTCATTCCCAACCATGTCGTCATGTCAGTGGATCTCCGCAATACCGATAATGCGATCTTATGTCTGGCAGAGCAGCAATTGGCCGAATTTGTCGCGAAAACGTCGCAGGAAGAGGGCGTGGAGATAACCAGCCGCTCACTGGTGCGCTTTAATCCGGTCATTTTTGCCGATGAGATCGTCAATGCGGTGGAAGCCGAGGCGGAGCGTCAGGCGCTCAGTTACCGACGTTTGCCAAGCGGCGCCGGACACGATGCACAATTTATGGCGTCGGTATGTCCCGCCGGGATGATTTTTGTCCCCTGCGTCGATGGCATTAGCCATAACGTCAAAGAACATAGCGCAGCCAAAGATCTGATTGCTGGCGCCAATGTGCTGCTGCAGGTGGTTTTACAGCGCGCCCAGCGTATGGACTAA
- a CDS encoding aromatic amino acid transport family protein produces the protein MNTENIIINKGCSDPAKWHSEDTVWVLGLFGTAIGAGVLFLPINAGIGGFWPLLIVFVLAFPITYLAHRGLARFIYSSNTPESSITDVIGEHFGALAGKVFTVIYFFAVYTILIMYAVAITNTAQSFITHQLAMAEPPRSLVAIVLILGLMFIVRFGQRLIMRVMSTLVYPFIISLIFMALFLIPHWNGAILQTVSFSATGDGQGIMLSLWMTFPVLVMSFNHYPIISPMVVRQKQRYGLALAEGKCAQIQRYGILLMTVVVLFFVLSCVLSLSPQQLAEAKAQNLSILSYLANQYDTPIIAWLSPIIAFVAITKSFLGHYIGAYESLRDLILEAAAARGKKPGIRLVDAVILVFMVLTCWFAAYKNPSILGIIECISGPTGAAILLLLPMYAIHKLPVLAPWRGKASNVFVTLIGLITVSAIFYGMFQ, from the coding sequence ATGAATACTGAAAATATAATTATCAATAAAGGATGTTCCGATCCCGCAAAGTGGCATAGCGAAGATACCGTTTGGGTCCTTGGCCTGTTCGGTACCGCCATTGGCGCCGGGGTGCTGTTTCTGCCGATTAATGCCGGAATTGGCGGCTTCTGGCCGCTGCTGATTGTTTTTGTCCTCGCTTTTCCTATTACTTATCTGGCTCACCGCGGTCTGGCGAGATTCATTTACTCTTCCAATACGCCGGAAAGCAGTATTACCGATGTTATTGGCGAGCATTTTGGCGCGCTGGCGGGAAAAGTATTTACCGTCATCTATTTCTTCGCCGTCTATACCATTCTGATTATGTATGCGGTGGCTATTACCAACACCGCGCAGAGCTTTATCACCCACCAGTTGGCAATGGCCGAGCCTCCCCGGTCGCTGGTGGCCATCGTTCTGATCCTCGGGTTGATGTTTATCGTCCGTTTCGGACAGCGTTTGATAATGCGGGTGATGAGCACTCTGGTTTATCCCTTCATCATCTCGCTTATTTTTATGGCACTTTTTCTGATTCCGCACTGGAACGGCGCAATTTTGCAAACTGTAAGCTTCAGCGCCACGGGCGATGGGCAGGGGATCATGTTATCCCTGTGGATGACCTTCCCGGTACTGGTGATGTCGTTTAACCACTATCCCATCATTTCGCCGATGGTGGTGCGCCAGAAGCAGCGTTACGGTCTGGCGCTCGCTGAGGGTAAATGTGCGCAGATCCAGCGCTACGGTATCCTGCTCATGACGGTGGTGGTGCTGTTTTTTGTTCTCAGCTGCGTGTTAAGCCTGTCGCCGCAGCAACTGGCGGAAGCCAAAGCCCAGAATCTGTCGATTTTGTCCTATCTGGCCAATCAGTACGATACACCGATTATTGCCTGGCTATCGCCGATTATCGCCTTTGTCGCTATTACTAAATCATTTCTTGGCCACTACATCGGCGCCTATGAATCGCTGCGCGACCTGATTCTGGAGGCCGCCGCCGCACGCGGTAAAAAACCAGGTATTCGCCTCGTCGACGCGGTCATCCTGGTGTTTATGGTGCTTACCTGCTGGTTCGCCGCGTACAAGAATCCCAGTATCCTCGGTATTATCGAATGCATCAGCGGTCCCACTGGGGCGGCAATTCTGCTGCTGTTGCCTATGTACGCCATTCATAAATTACCGGTGCTTGCCCCCTGGCGCGGTAAAGCGAGCAACGTTTTCGTCACCCTGATCGGTCTTATCACCGTATCTGCCATTTTTTACGGCATGTTCCAATAA
- the dpaL gene encoding diaminopropionate ammonia-lyase → MSLLNESVGNEVLAFHQKFPDYRVTPLRKLEFLSQRLGLGSIHIKDEAQRFGLNAFKGLGGSYAMGKYLAALLERDINTLSFAELNSPVIKARIKDIVFVTATDGNHGRGVAWAAEQLGLRAVVYMPKGSSPVRAQNIRRHGAECTITELNYDDTVRLAAKTAREQGWVLLQDTAWQGYEQIPTWIMQGYMTLAVEIWQQLAESGAPMPTHLFLQAGVGSFAGSIMGYFIEKMQQQAPTIIIVEPHKANCLYRSAIINDGLPHSVGGDMSTLMAGLACGEPNITSWPMLRDHATCFISADDCLAANGMRLLAAPRPGTDEPFVSGESGAIGTGVLYALMTQPEYRELAESLRLNADAQVLLISTEGDTSPDVYEDIVWFGRNG, encoded by the coding sequence TTGAGTCTGCTGAATGAAAGCGTGGGGAACGAAGTGCTGGCATTCCATCAAAAATTTCCTGATTACCGGGTCACGCCGCTGCGTAAGCTGGAATTTTTAAGCCAGCGGCTGGGGCTGGGATCAATCCATATAAAAGATGAAGCGCAGCGATTCGGTTTGAATGCGTTTAAAGGATTAGGCGGATCCTATGCGATGGGGAAATATCTCGCCGCTCTGCTCGAGCGAGATATTAATACGTTGAGCTTTGCCGAGCTTAATTCACCAGTGATTAAGGCGCGTATCAAGGACATCGTATTTGTGACTGCTACCGACGGTAACCACGGACGTGGCGTGGCGTGGGCGGCTGAGCAGCTTGGGCTGCGTGCGGTGGTGTATATGCCAAAGGGCTCGTCACCGGTACGCGCGCAGAATATTCGCCGGCATGGCGCCGAATGCACGATTACTGAACTGAACTACGACGACACCGTTCGGCTGGCGGCCAAAACCGCGCGCGAGCAGGGATGGGTTCTACTCCAGGATACCGCCTGGCAGGGCTACGAGCAGATCCCCACATGGATCATGCAAGGCTATATGACCCTCGCTGTTGAAATCTGGCAGCAGCTGGCTGAAAGCGGAGCGCCGATGCCGACGCATCTGTTTCTACAAGCTGGGGTCGGGTCGTTTGCTGGCAGCATCATGGGATATTTCATCGAAAAGATGCAGCAGCAGGCTCCCACCATCATCATCGTTGAGCCGCACAAGGCGAACTGCCTGTATCGCTCGGCAATCATTAATGACGGACTGCCGCACAGCGTCGGCGGGGATATGTCAACCCTGATGGCCGGGCTTGCCTGTGGTGAACCTAATATCACCAGCTGGCCAATGCTCCGCGACCATGCCACCTGTTTTATTTCCGCCGACGATTGTCTGGCCGCCAATGGCATGCGCCTGTTGGCCGCTCCGCGACCAGGTACTGACGAACCTTTTGTCTCCGGGGAATCCGGCGCTATCGGCACAGGAGTGCTTTATGCGCTGATGACTCAACCGGAGTATCGCGAGCTTGCCGAATCGCTGCGCCTGAATGCCGATGCACAGGTTCTGTTAATCAGCACGGAAGGAGATACATCACCCGATGTCTATGAAGACATCGTCTGGTTTGGCCGTAATGGTTGA
- a CDS encoding Lrp/AsnC family transcriptional regulator produces MKLDAWDKKILTLLQRNNRLSQREIADRISLSPSAVNRRIAALEDAGVIKGSVSLVDASKVGRPITIMVQVTIENERLDLLEEDKQRFVTCPQVQQVYYVTGDFDFLLVINVRDMAEYEALTRELFFASGNIKSFRTIVSMQNAKQEMTVIIE; encoded by the coding sequence ATGAAACTTGACGCATGGGATAAAAAAATTCTTACGCTCTTGCAGCGTAATAATCGCTTGTCGCAACGGGAGATCGCCGATCGGATCAGCCTGTCTCCTTCGGCAGTCAATCGGCGTATCGCTGCACTGGAGGATGCAGGGGTGATTAAAGGCAGTGTTAGCTTAGTGGACGCCAGTAAAGTAGGAAGACCAATCACCATTATGGTGCAGGTGACCATTGAGAATGAACGTCTCGATCTGCTTGAGGAGGATAAACAGCGTTTCGTAACCTGTCCGCAAGTGCAGCAGGTCTACTATGTCACTGGCGACTTCGATTTTCTGCTCGTGATCAACGTCCGTGATATGGCGGAATACGAAGCGCTAACCCGTGAACTCTTTTTTGCCTCGGGAAATATCAAGTCTTTCCGGACCATCGTGTCGATGCAAAATGCGAAGCAGGAAATGACGGTCATTATCGAGTAA
- the asnS gene encoding asparagine--tRNA ligase — protein sequence MSVVPVADVLQGRVAVDSEVTVRGWVRTRRDSKAGFSFLAVYDGSCFDPVQAVINNSLPNYNQEVLRLTTGCSVIVTGKVVASQGQGQSFEIQATSVEVTGWVEDPDTYPMAAKRHSIEYLREVAHLRPRTNLIGAVARVRHTLAQALHRFFDEQGFFWVSTPLITASDTEGAGEMFRVSTLDLENLPRNDQGKVDFDKDFFGKEAFLTVSGQLNGETYACALSKIYTFGPTFRAENSNTSRHLAEFWMLEPEVAFANLNDVAGLAEAMLKYVFKAVLEERADDMQFFAERVDKDAIDRLQRFITADFAQVDYTDAVTILENCGKQFENPVYWGVDLSSEHERYLAEEHFKAPVVVKNYPKDIKAFYMRLNEDGKTVAAMDVLAPGIGEIIGGSQREERLDVLDARMAEMGLNKEDYWWYRDLRRYGTVPHSGFGLGFERLIAYVTGVQNVRDVIPFPRTPRNATF from the coding sequence ATGAGCGTTGTGCCTGTAGCCGACGTACTCCAGGGCCGCGTTGCCGTTGACAGCGAAGTCACGGTCCGCGGATGGGTGCGTACCCGCCGAGATTCTAAAGCTGGCTTTTCTTTCCTCGCCGTCTATGACGGTTCCTGCTTTGATCCTGTACAGGCCGTTATTAATAATTCTCTGCCCAATTACAATCAGGAAGTGCTGCGTCTAACCACAGGTTGCTCGGTGATTGTCACCGGTAAAGTCGTGGCTTCCCAGGGTCAGGGTCAAAGCTTTGAGATCCAGGCGACCAGCGTGGAAGTGACCGGCTGGGTGGAAGACCCGGACACCTACCCGATGGCGGCCAAGCGCCACAGCATCGAGTATCTGCGTGAAGTGGCGCACCTGCGTCCGCGCACCAACCTGATCGGCGCAGTTGCCCGCGTGCGTCACACCCTGGCGCAGGCGCTGCATCGCTTCTTTGATGAGCAGGGCTTCTTCTGGGTCTCCACCCCGCTGATCACGGCCTCCGATACCGAAGGCGCTGGCGAAATGTTCCGCGTGTCGACGCTGGATCTGGAAAACCTGCCGCGTAACGATCAGGGCAAAGTCGATTTCGACAAGGACTTCTTCGGTAAAGAGGCATTCCTGACCGTTTCCGGCCAGCTGAACGGCGAGACCTACGCCTGTGCGCTGTCGAAGATTTATACCTTCGGCCCGACCTTCCGCGCCGAGAACTCCAACACCAGCCGCCACCTGGCGGAATTCTGGATGCTGGAGCCGGAAGTGGCCTTCGCTAACCTGAACGACGTTGCCGGTCTGGCGGAAGCGATGCTCAAGTACGTCTTCAAAGCGGTACTGGAAGAGCGTGCGGACGACATGCAGTTCTTCGCCGAGCGCGTGGATAAAGACGCTATCGACCGTCTGCAGCGCTTTATCACCGCTGATTTTGCCCAGGTAGATTACACCGACGCCGTCACCATTCTGGAAAACTGCGGCAAGCAGTTCGAGAACCCGGTGTACTGGGGCGTGGATCTCTCCTCCGAGCACGAACGTTACCTGGCCGAAGAGCACTTCAAAGCGCCGGTGGTGGTGAAAAACTACCCGAAAGACATTAAGGCGTTCTACATGCGCCTTAACGAAGACGGTAAAACCGTCGCGGCAATGGACGTCCTGGCGCCGGGCATCGGCGAGATCATCGGCGGTTCCCAGCGTGAAGAGCGTCTCGACGTGCTCGACGCGCGTATGGCCGAGATGGGGCTGAATAAAGAAGACTACTGGTGGTATCGCGACCTGCGCCGCTACGGCACTGTGCCGCATTCCGGCTTTGGTCTGGGCTTCGAACGCCTTATCGCTTACGTAACCGGCGTGCAGAACGTCCGCGATGTCATTCCGTTCCCGCGTACTCCGCGCAACGCGACATTCTAA